One window of Lawsonibacter asaccharolyticus genomic DNA carries:
- a CDS encoding sodium/glutamate symporter, with product MSFETVENVLNINTDAIMTLAMASILLLIGYAIKNKVNFLAKYCIPAPVIGGFIFMFITFAGHTTGTFTFNFTNTFQDPFMLAFFTTVGLGASFSLLKKGGILLIVYWLCAGVISIFQNIIGIAVGTAVGLEAPYALLSSAISMIGGHGAAGSYGSTFESLGYSAAMGVGAAAATFGLISGVLVGGPLGRRLIVKYDLKPEEHQANYDDIKSVNAAGKEPLSALDVIKNVVVIIVCMALGTMVSGWVSKLIGMSFPNYVGAMFVAVIVRNLNDTFHFYKFSFPLVDGIGDVMLNLYLALALMTLKLWELASLMGGVLLIVICQVVFIVTVSYFVIFRILGKSYDAAVMCSGLCGHGLGATPTAIVNMTAVTERYGMSSRAFMVVPIVGAFLVDLIYQPQTIAFIKFFVPAASNLVG from the coding sequence ATGTCATTTGAAACTGTGGAAAACGTCCTCAACATCAACACCGACGCAATCATGACCCTGGCAATGGCTTCCATTCTTCTGCTGATCGGTTACGCGATCAAAAACAAGGTCAACTTCCTGGCCAAGTACTGTATCCCTGCTCCCGTCATTGGCGGCTTCATCTTTATGTTCATCACCTTCGCCGGCCACACCACTGGTACTTTTACCTTCAACTTCACCAACACCTTCCAGGACCCCTTCATGCTGGCTTTCTTCACCACCGTGGGTCTGGGCGCCAGCTTCTCCCTGCTGAAGAAGGGCGGCATCCTGCTGATCGTCTACTGGCTGTGCGCCGGTGTGATCTCCATCTTCCAGAACATCATCGGCATCGCAGTGGGCACCGCGGTAGGTCTGGAGGCCCCCTACGCCCTGCTGTCTTCCGCCATCTCCATGATCGGCGGCCACGGAGCAGCCGGCTCTTACGGCTCCACCTTTGAGAGCCTGGGCTACTCCGCCGCTATGGGCGTGGGCGCCGCCGCCGCCACCTTCGGCCTGATCTCCGGCGTGCTTGTGGGCGGACCTCTGGGCCGCCGCCTCATCGTCAAGTATGACCTGAAGCCCGAGGAGCATCAGGCCAACTACGATGATATCAAGAGCGTCAATGCCGCCGGCAAGGAGCCTCTCTCCGCTCTGGACGTCATCAAGAACGTGGTCGTCATCATCGTGTGCATGGCCCTGGGCACCATGGTGTCTGGATGGGTCAGCAAGCTGATCGGGATGTCCTTCCCCAACTATGTGGGCGCCATGTTCGTGGCTGTCATCGTCCGCAACCTCAACGACACCTTCCACTTCTACAAGTTCTCCTTCCCCCTGGTGGACGGCATCGGCGACGTGATGCTCAACCTGTACCTGGCTCTGGCCCTGATGACGCTGAAGCTGTGGGAGCTGGCCAGCCTGATGGGCGGCGTGCTTCTCATCGTCATCTGCCAGGTGGTGTTCATCGTTACGGTGTCCTACTTCGTGATCTTCCGCATCCTGGGCAAGAGCTATGACGCCGCCGTCATGTGCTCCGGCCTGTGCGGCCACGGCCTGGGCGCCACCCCCACCGCCATCGTCAACATGACCGCCGTCACTGAGCGGTACGGCATGTCCAGCCGGGCCTTCATGGTGGTCCCCATCGTGGGCGCCTTCCTGGTGGACCTCATCTATCAGCCCCAGACCATCGCTTTCATCAAGTTCTTTGTCCCCGCCGCCTCTAATCTGGTGGGCTGA
- a CDS encoding glutamate formiminotransferase translates to MSKLVECIPNFSCSKEKDEAAYNALVEVANSVPGCTLFDAQTDGNHNRCVFTMIGSPEAIEEVAFQLTKKASEVIDMTKHVGEHSRMGATDVIPFVPTMGVTVEECVEMSKRLGQRIWDELKIPSFLYEDSATRPERRNLATCRKGQFEGMPEKLLQPEWAPDFGERKIHPTAGITAIGARMPLVAFNVNLATSDVEIAKKIAKVIRGSSGGFRSCKAMGFMLEDRGIAQVSMNMVNYEDTPLYVVYEMIRSLAERYGTYIVDSEIVGLTPAKAMIDCAEFYLKARDFDCHNQIMEYHLIGME, encoded by the coding sequence ATGTCCAAGCTTGTAGAATGCATCCCCAATTTCAGCTGCAGCAAGGAGAAGGACGAGGCCGCCTATAACGCCCTGGTGGAAGTGGCCAACAGCGTGCCCGGCTGCACCCTGTTCGACGCCCAGACCGACGGCAACCACAACCGCTGTGTGTTCACCATGATCGGCTCCCCCGAGGCCATCGAGGAGGTCGCCTTCCAGCTGACCAAGAAGGCTTCCGAGGTCATCGACATGACCAAGCATGTGGGCGAGCACTCCCGCATGGGCGCCACCGACGTCATCCCCTTCGTCCCCACCATGGGCGTCACCGTGGAGGAGTGCGTGGAGATGTCCAAGCGCCTGGGTCAGCGGATCTGGGACGAGCTGAAGATCCCCAGCTTCCTGTATGAGGACTCCGCCACCCGTCCCGAGCGCCGCAATCTGGCCACCTGCCGCAAGGGGCAGTTCGAGGGCATGCCCGAGAAGCTGCTCCAGCCCGAGTGGGCCCCCGACTTCGGCGAGCGGAAGATCCATCCCACCGCCGGCATCACCGCCATCGGCGCCCGCATGCCCCTGGTGGCCTTCAACGTGAACCTGGCCACCTCCGACGTGGAGATCGCCAAGAAGATCGCCAAGGTCATCCGCGGCTCCTCCGGCGGCTTCCGCAGCTGCAAGGCCATGGGCTTCATGCTGGAGGACCGGGGCATCGCTCAGGTCTCCATGAACATGGTCAACTATGAGGACACCCCTCTGTATGTGGTCTATGAGATGATCCGCTCCCTGGCCGAGCGCTACGGCACCTATATCGTGGACAGCGAGATCGTGGGCCTGACCCCCGCCAAGGCCATGATCGACTGCGCTGAGTTCTATCTGAAGGCCCGTGACTTCGACTGCCACAATCAGATCATGGAGTACCACCTGATCGGCATGGAATAA
- a CDS encoding methenyltetrahydrofolate cyclohydrolase encodes MKLVEMKVNEFVDLMASDEPAPGGGSAAALEGALGAALTAMVCALTVGKKKYADVQELAIESQKKGNELKAQFVDVIDRDTEAFNAVSAVFAMPKDTDEEKAARKAAMQEALKGCTKTPFEMMELACQALELTRSVVGKLNASAASDLGCAALSLKAAIQGAWLNVLINIGGIQDQAFADEYRQKGQALLDKALPLADAIYQEVLESL; translated from the coding sequence ATGAAGCTTGTGGAAATGAAGGTCAATGAGTTCGTGGACCTGATGGCCTCCGATGAACCCGCGCCCGGCGGCGGCTCCGCCGCCGCGCTGGAGGGCGCCCTGGGCGCCGCCCTCACCGCTATGGTGTGCGCCCTCACCGTGGGAAAGAAGAAGTACGCCGACGTGCAGGAGCTGGCCATCGAGTCCCAGAAGAAGGGGAACGAGCTCAAGGCTCAGTTCGTGGACGTGATCGACCGGGATACCGAGGCGTTCAACGCCGTCAGCGCCGTGTTCGCCATGCCCAAGGACACCGACGAGGAGAAGGCCGCCCGCAAGGCCGCCATGCAGGAGGCCCTGAAGGGCTGCACCAAGACCCCCTTTGAGATGATGGAGCTGGCCTGCCAGGCCCTGGAGCTGACCCGCTCCGTGGTGGGCAAGCTCAACGCCAGCGCCGCCAGCGACCTGGGCTGCGCCGCCCTGAGCCTCAAGGCCGCCATCCAGGGCGCCTGGCTCAACGTGCTCATCAACATCGGCGGTATCCAGGACCAGGCCTTTGCCGACGAGTACCGCCAGAAGGGCCAGGCCCTGCTGGACAAGGCCCTGCCTCTGGCCGACGCCATCTACCAGGAGGTCCTGGAGTCCCTGTGA
- a CDS encoding formate--tetrahydrofolate ligase, which produces MEIKSDIEIAQSCEMKNIREIAATAGVDEKYLEMYGNYKAKVDYKLLNETQAQDGKLILVTAITPTPAGEGKTTTSVGLADGLRKLGKKSVVALREPSLGPVFGVKGGAAGGGWAQVVPMEDINLHFTGDFHAIGAANNLMAAMLDNHIQQGNALGIDVKQITWKRAVDMNDRQLRHIVDGLGGKAQGVPREDGFEITVASEIMAVLCLSTSITDLKEKLGRMIVAYTYDGKPVTAHDLKAEGAMAALLKDALKPNLVQTLEGTPAFIHGGPFANIAHGCNSIIATRMALKLGDYAVTEAGFAADLGAEKFIDIKCRKAGLKPSAVVIVATVRALKYHGGVPKPELNQENLEALEKGLPNLLQHVDNVKNVYGLPCVVAINAFPTDTKAELDLVERKCNELGVNVALSEVWAKGGEGGKALAEEVIRLCEQPSHFQFVYDTQASIQEKLDTIVKKVYHGERVVLTANAKKQAQQLTDLGFGDLPICMAKTQYSFSDDQTLLGAPSGFEVTVRNLKVSAGAGFIVALTGDIMTMPGLPKVPSAEKIDVDENGKITGLF; this is translated from the coding sequence ATGGAAATCAAGAGCGACATTGAAATTGCACAGAGCTGTGAAATGAAAAACATCCGGGAGATCGCGGCCACGGCGGGCGTGGACGAGAAGTACCTGGAGATGTACGGCAACTACAAGGCAAAGGTGGACTACAAGCTGCTCAACGAGACCCAGGCTCAGGACGGCAAGCTGATCCTGGTCACCGCCATCACCCCCACCCCTGCGGGCGAGGGCAAGACCACCACCTCCGTAGGGCTGGCGGACGGCCTGCGGAAGCTGGGCAAGAAGTCCGTGGTCGCCCTGCGTGAGCCCTCCCTGGGCCCTGTGTTCGGCGTCAAGGGCGGTGCGGCCGGCGGCGGCTGGGCCCAGGTGGTGCCCATGGAGGACATCAACCTCCACTTCACCGGCGACTTCCACGCCATCGGCGCGGCGAACAACCTGATGGCCGCCATGCTGGACAACCATATCCAGCAGGGCAATGCCCTGGGCATCGATGTCAAGCAGATCACCTGGAAGCGCGCGGTGGACATGAACGACCGCCAGCTGCGCCACATCGTGGACGGCCTGGGAGGCAAGGCCCAGGGCGTGCCCCGTGAGGACGGCTTTGAGATCACCGTGGCCAGCGAGATCATGGCCGTGCTGTGCCTGTCCACCAGCATCACCGACCTGAAGGAGAAGCTGGGCCGGATGATCGTGGCCTACACCTATGACGGCAAGCCCGTCACCGCCCATGACCTGAAGGCCGAGGGCGCCATGGCCGCCCTGCTGAAGGACGCTCTGAAGCCCAACCTGGTCCAGACCCTGGAGGGCACCCCTGCCTTCATCCACGGCGGCCCCTTCGCCAACATCGCTCACGGCTGCAACTCCATCATCGCCACCCGCATGGCCCTGAAGCTGGGGGACTACGCAGTCACGGAGGCCGGCTTCGCCGCCGACCTGGGCGCAGAGAAGTTCATCGACATCAAGTGCCGCAAGGCCGGCCTGAAGCCCTCCGCCGTGGTGATCGTGGCCACCGTGCGGGCGCTGAAGTACCACGGCGGCGTGCCCAAGCCCGAGCTGAACCAGGAGAACCTGGAGGCGCTGGAGAAGGGCCTGCCCAACCTGCTGCAGCACGTGGACAACGTGAAGAACGTGTACGGCCTGCCCTGCGTGGTGGCCATCAACGCCTTCCCCACCGACACCAAGGCCGAGCTGGACCTGGTGGAGAGGAAGTGCAATGAGCTGGGCGTCAATGTGGCCCTGTCCGAGGTGTGGGCCAAGGGCGGCGAGGGCGGCAAGGCCCTGGCCGAGGAGGTCATCCGCCTGTGCGAGCAGCCCAGCCACTTCCAGTTCGTGTATGATACCCAGGCCTCCATCCAGGAGAAGCTAGACACCATTGTGAAGAAGGTGTATCACGGCGAGCGGGTGGTGCTCACCGCCAACGCCAAGAAGCAGGCCCAGCAGCTCACCGACCTGGGCTTCGGCGACCTGCCCATCTGCATGGCCAAGACCCAGTACTCCTTCTCCGACGACCAGACCCTGCTGGGCGCGCCCAGCGGCTTCGAGGTCACGGTGCGCAATCTGAAGGTCTCCGCCGGCGCCGGCTTCATCGTGGCCCTCACCGGCGATATCATGACCATGCCCGGCCTGCCCAAAGTCCCCTCTGCCGAGAAGATCGACGTAGACGAGAACGGCAAGATCACCGGCCTGTTCTGA
- a CDS encoding formatenitrite transporter encodes MNNYLSPAELLASYSAAGVRKMERSAASLLLLGALAGAIIAIAAAATNTAVYGISDTWTVRTICGLLFPFGLGLVVVTGAELFTGNCMLPLTLLEKKGGSAVLMVRNWALVFAGNALGSLLVAWLCVSCGQLDYSAGALAVYTIRVGAAKCALPFGSALGLGVLCNLLVCLGVLAAASARETPGRLMGAFLPVCFFVLCGFEHSVANLYYIGAALMAAAVPQYASLAAAAGVDLAPLTLTGAASNLVPVTLGNILGGAGLALLLWYCHLKQGGTPS; translated from the coding sequence ATGAACAACTACCTCTCCCCCGCAGAATTGCTCGCCTCGTACAGTGCGGCGGGCGTCAGGAAAATGGAGCGCTCCGCCGCCAGCCTGCTCCTGCTGGGAGCGCTGGCCGGGGCCATCATCGCCATCGCCGCGGCCGCCACCAACACGGCGGTCTACGGCATCTCAGACACCTGGACCGTCCGGACCATCTGCGGCCTGCTCTTCCCCTTCGGTCTGGGGCTGGTCGTCGTCACCGGTGCGGAGCTGTTCACCGGAAACTGCATGCTCCCCCTCACTCTGTTGGAGAAAAAGGGGGGATCGGCGGTCCTGATGGTGCGCAACTGGGCGCTGGTCTTTGCCGGGAACGCTCTGGGCTCGCTGCTGGTGGCCTGGCTGTGTGTCTCCTGCGGCCAGCTGGACTACTCCGCCGGGGCCCTGGCCGTATACACCATCCGGGTCGGGGCCGCGAAATGCGCCCTTCCCTTCGGCAGCGCCTTGGGCCTGGGCGTGCTGTGCAACCTGCTGGTCTGTCTGGGGGTGCTGGCCGCCGCCTCCGCCCGGGAGACACCGGGCCGCCTGATGGGCGCCTTTCTTCCGGTCTGCTTTTTCGTCTTGTGCGGCTTTGAGCACTCCGTTGCCAACCTCTATTACATCGGCGCGGCCCTAATGGCCGCCGCTGTCCCCCAGTACGCCTCGCTGGCAGCAGCCGCGGGCGTCGATCTGGCCCCTCTCACCCTGACCGGGGCCGCCTCCAACCTGGTCCCCGTCACCCTGGGCAACATCCTGGGGGGTGCCGGGCTGGCCTTGCTCCTTTGGTATTGTCACTTAAAGCAGGGAGGGACTCCTTCATGA
- a CDS encoding phosphoserine aminotransferase has translation MPADGKWPPDEKAAVLRWCSASAVVSGYPFTATEEETAERLSQPVKGRDK, from the coding sequence GTGCCGGCGGATGGGAAGTGGCCGCCGGACGAAAAGGCAGCTGTCTTGCGGTGGTGCTCCGCTTCCGCTGTCGTATCAGGGTATCCTTTTACGGCAACTGAAGAGGAAACCGCTGAGAGGCTCTCTCAGCCCGTGAAAGGAAGAGATAAATGA
- a CDS encoding oxaloacetate decarboxylase subunit beta, which translates to MEFLWEGLLSITWQQLLMYVVGGLLIWLAIEKGFEPALLLPMGFGAILVNLPLSGVINQFSEGVGETHGIIQWLFEVGIEASEAFPILLFIGIGAMIDFGPLLANPKLFLCGAAAQAGIFLTILLAAALGFDLKDAASIGIIGAADGPTSILVSQILDSRYVGAIAVAAYSYMALVPIIQPFAIKLVTTKKERAMRMPYRAQGVSKRLRILFPIVVSVIAGLVAPSSVALVGFLMFGNLIRECGVLTSLSQTAQNELANLITLLLGITIAFSMKADQFVQKETIMIMGLGLVAFVLDSMVGVLFVKVLNIFTPKNKINPMVGAAGISAFPMSSRVIEKLGQEADSQNHLLMHAVAANVSGQIASVVAGGVVLQYFANNPIL; encoded by the coding sequence ATGGAATTTCTTTGGGAGGGGCTTCTGTCTATCACATGGCAGCAGCTGCTGATGTACGTCGTGGGCGGCCTTTTGATCTGGCTGGCCATCGAGAAGGGGTTTGAGCCCGCCCTGCTGCTGCCCATGGGCTTCGGCGCCATCCTGGTCAACCTGCCCCTGTCCGGCGTCATCAATCAGTTCAGCGAGGGCGTGGGTGAGACCCACGGCATCATCCAGTGGCTCTTTGAGGTTGGCATCGAGGCCAGCGAGGCCTTCCCCATCCTGCTCTTCATCGGCATCGGCGCTATGATCGACTTCGGTCCCCTGCTGGCCAACCCCAAGCTGTTCCTGTGCGGCGCCGCCGCCCAGGCCGGTATTTTCCTCACCATCCTCCTGGCTGCGGCCCTGGGCTTTGACCTGAAGGACGCCGCCTCCATCGGCATCATCGGCGCCGCAGACGGCCCCACCTCTATCCTGGTCTCCCAGATCCTCGACTCCCGCTATGTGGGGGCCATCGCAGTGGCTGCCTACTCCTATATGGCTCTGGTACCCATCATCCAGCCCTTTGCCATCAAGCTGGTCACCACCAAGAAGGAGCGGGCCATGCGCATGCCCTACCGGGCCCAGGGCGTATCCAAGCGCCTGCGCATCCTCTTCCCCATCGTGGTCTCCGTCATCGCCGGCCTGGTGGCTCCCTCCTCCGTGGCGCTGGTAGGCTTCCTCATGTTCGGCAACCTGATCCGGGAGTGCGGCGTGCTCACCTCCCTCTCCCAGACCGCCCAGAATGAGCTGGCCAACCTGATCACCCTGCTGCTGGGCATCACCATCGCCTTCTCTATGAAAGCGGATCAGTTCGTCCAGAAGGAGACCATCATGATCATGGGTCTGGGCCTGGTGGCCTTTGTGCTGGACTCCATGGTGGGCGTGCTCTTCGTCAAGGTACTCAACATCTTCACCCCCAAGAACAAGATCAACCCCATGGTGGGTGCGGCCGGCATCTCTGCCTTCCCCATGTCTTCCCGGGTCATCGAGAAGCTGGGTCAGGAGGCCGACTCCCAGAACCACCTGCTGATGCACGCGGTGGCGGCTAACGTCTCCGGCCAGATCGCCTCTGTGGTGGCCGGCGGTGTGGTGCTTCAGTATTTTGCCAACAATCCCATCCTGTGA